From the Anaerolineales bacterium genome, one window contains:
- a CDS encoding DUF87 domain-containing protein, whose product MANRGPYAQPPSGPSRWQRLQALLSGGLGGFAAEAAGLLVLALALLTLLGLSGATSGAWLDPWVGLWRRWLGWGSWLVVAGLALVGWSLLSRRRATNSFPLARLIALEAATFAALGLLSLGYGQSLEVAEAGQAGGLIGWGLAESLRLLFASLLPNWLALGLVWLLLLALLGYSTLVMISRRSAARLHPAAHSIEPMLSVSPLGHDETDFEMAEPPARSSAPRPASLRKIPQEQNAAPEAALRSIARAAELPPLNLLMEEKGGRPDEREINKMAAKLEEALRDFGIPAQVLSYQVGPTVTQFAVEPGYIQRPGEEDGENRQKVRVAQISALQRDLALALSAQRLRIQAPVPGRPYVGIEVPNASTALVRLRPILESPAFHKLNSSLGLALGRDVSGAPIAADLAKMPHLLVAGTTGSGKSVLMAAIAICLAMNNTPNDLRLVMLDPKRVELVRFNQLPHILGKVETDLERIGAVLRWLVSEMQRRYKLLEQKSARDLASFNQKVAQEQHLPRIVVLVDELADLMMSTAEHTESTLVRLAQMARAVGIHLVVATQRPSTDVVTGLIKANFPARVSFAVASSVDSRVILDTTGAEALLGRGDMLYLAPEAAAPLRSQGVMINDKEIDAVINYWKQAWAPAAAEPELEAEGAPWEGLMQRDALMGDKDELIEQAMQVIRRTGKSSASHLQRALRIGYPRAARLVDELEEMGVLGPVQSGGKDREVLIDLDNYEANNDEDPE is encoded by the coding sequence ATGGCCAACCGCGGTCCCTACGCCCAACCACCGTCCGGCCCCAGCCGCTGGCAGCGCCTGCAAGCGCTGCTGAGCGGCGGGCTGGGCGGCTTTGCCGCCGAGGCGGCCGGTCTGCTGGTGCTGGCCCTGGCCCTGCTGACCCTGCTGGGCCTCTCCGGCGCCACCAGCGGCGCCTGGCTGGACCCCTGGGTGGGCCTGTGGCGGCGCTGGCTGGGCTGGGGCAGCTGGCTGGTGGTGGCCGGCCTGGCCCTGGTGGGCTGGAGCCTGCTCTCCCGGCGCCGGGCCACAAACTCGTTCCCGCTGGCGCGGCTGATCGCCCTGGAGGCGGCCACTTTCGCCGCGTTGGGTCTGCTCAGCCTGGGCTACGGCCAATCGCTGGAAGTAGCTGAAGCCGGGCAGGCCGGCGGCCTGATCGGCTGGGGCCTGGCAGAAAGCCTGCGCCTGCTGTTTGCCAGCCTGCTGCCCAACTGGCTGGCGCTGGGCCTGGTCTGGCTGCTGCTGCTGGCCCTGCTGGGCTACTCCACCCTGGTGATGATCAGCCGGCGCAGCGCAGCCCGCCTGCACCCCGCCGCCCACAGCATCGAACCGATGCTGTCCGTCTCTCCACTTGGGCACGACGAGACCGACTTCGAGATGGCCGAGCCGCCTGCCCGCTCCAGTGCACCGCGCCCCGCCAGTCTTCGCAAAATTCCGCAGGAACAGAACGCAGCCCCAGAAGCGGCCCTGCGCAGCATAGCCCGCGCCGCAGAACTGCCGCCGCTCAATTTGCTGATGGAAGAAAAGGGCGGCCGGCCGGACGAGCGCGAGATCAACAAAATGGCCGCCAAGCTGGAAGAAGCGCTCAGGGATTTCGGCATCCCCGCCCAGGTGCTCAGCTACCAGGTCGGCCCTACCGTGACCCAATTCGCCGTCGAGCCGGGCTATATTCAACGCCCCGGCGAAGAGGACGGTGAAAACCGCCAGAAGGTGCGCGTGGCGCAGATCTCCGCCCTGCAGCGCGACCTGGCGCTGGCCCTTTCAGCCCAGCGCCTGCGCATCCAGGCCCCTGTGCCGGGCCGGCCCTACGTGGGCATTGAAGTGCCCAATGCCAGCACTGCGCTGGTGCGCCTGCGCCCCATCCTGGAAAGCCCGGCCTTCCACAAACTGAATTCATCCCTGGGTCTGGCTCTGGGCCGGGACGTCTCCGGCGCACCGATCGCCGCCGACCTGGCCAAAATGCCGCACCTGCTGGTGGCCGGCACCACCGGCTCCGGCAAATCTGTGCTGATGGCGGCCATCGCCATCTGTCTGGCGATGAACAACACCCCCAACGACCTGCGCCTGGTGATGCTGGACCCCAAACGCGTGGAACTGGTGCGCTTCAACCAGCTGCCGCACATCCTGGGCAAGGTCGAAACCGACCTGGAGCGCATCGGCGCCGTACTGCGCTGGCTGGTCTCTGAAATGCAGCGGCGCTACAAACTGCTGGAGCAGAAGAGCGCCCGCGACCTGGCCAGCTTCAACCAAAAGGTCGCGCAAGAGCAGCACCTGCCGCGCATCGTGGTGCTGGTGGACGAACTGGCCGATCTGATGATGTCCACCGCCGAGCACACCGAGAGCACCCTGGTGCGCCTGGCGCAAATGGCGCGCGCCGTGGGCATTCACCTGGTGGTCGCCACCCAGCGCCCCAGCACCGACGTGGTCACCGGCTTGATCAAAGCCAATTTCCCGGCGCGGGTTTCATTTGCGGTGGCCTCCTCGGTCGACTCGCGCGTGATCCTGGATACCACCGGCGCCGAGGCCCTGCTGGGGCGCGGCGACATGCTCTACCTGGCGCCCGAGGCAGCCGCCCCGCTGCGCTCGCAGGGCGTGATGATCAACGACAAAGAGATCGACGCGGTGATCAACTATTGGAAACAAGCCTGGGCGCCAGCCGCCGCCGAGCCTGAACTGGAGGCGGAAGGGGCGCCCTGGGAAGGGCTGATGCAGCGCGACGCCCTCATGGGCGACAAGGATGAGCTGATCGAGCAAGCCATGCAGGTCATCCGCCGCACGGGCAAGTCCAGCGCTTCGCACTTGCAGCGCGCCCTGCGCATTGGCTACCCGCGCGCCGCCCGCCTGGTTGACGAACTGGAAGAGATGGGCGTGCTGGGCCCGGTGCAGAGCGGCGGCAAAGACCGTGAAGTGCTGATCGACCTGGACAACTACGAAGCCAACAACGACGAGGACCCCGAATGA
- a CDS encoding CDP-alcohol phosphatidyltransferase family protein: protein MSQPTAKPASAAPTAELTFTDRLRSLTWVLNPLVEALYKLGVHPNQITLAGVLGTWGAAVLVAQQHYLHAGLLVLLSTPLDALDGALARRRGEPQALGAFVDSVTDRYSELAVFAGLLWVAQTQGDALLAMFTYFAAMGSVLVSYVRARAQSLGFEAKGGWFSRVERFFVLVLGLLFSQPLIMVIIMALGANLTALQRILYVRRSAKQQQG from the coding sequence ATGAGCCAACCTACCGCCAAGCCCGCCTCCGCCGCACCCACCGCGGAACTGACCTTCACCGACCGGCTGCGCAGCCTGACCTGGGTGCTGAACCCCCTGGTGGAAGCGCTGTACAAGCTGGGCGTGCACCCAAACCAGATCACCCTGGCCGGGGTGCTGGGCACCTGGGGCGCGGCGGTGCTGGTGGCCCAGCAGCATTACCTGCACGCCGGCTTGCTGGTGCTGCTCAGCACCCCGCTGGATGCGCTGGACGGCGCCCTGGCCCGCCGCCGCGGCGAGCCGCAGGCCCTGGGCGCCTTCGTCGACTCGGTCACCGACCGCTACAGCGAGCTGGCCGTCTTCGCCGGCCTGCTGTGGGTGGCCCAGACGCAGGGCGATGCGCTGCTGGCGATGTTCACGTATTTCGCGGCGATGGGGTCTGTGCTGGTCTCCTATGTGCGCGCCCGCGCCCAGAGCCTGGGTTTTGAGGCCAAGGGCGGCTGGTTCAGCCGCGTGGAGCGCTTTTTTGTGTTGGTGCTGGGTCTGCTCTTCAGCCAGCCGCTGATCATGGTCATCATCATGGCCCTGGGCGCCAACCTGACCGCCCTGCAGCGCATCCTCTACGTGCGCCGCAGTGCCAAGCAGCAACAAGGCTGA